A portion of the Bubalus kerabau isolate K-KA32 ecotype Philippines breed swamp buffalo chromosome 1, PCC_UOA_SB_1v2, whole genome shotgun sequence genome contains these proteins:
- the LOC129641407 gene encoding taste receptor type 2 member 31-like, giving the protein MIMFMSNIVSILLMTEFVLGNFANGLIALVNCNDWTKRPKISADGILTALAFCRIVMLWAMLINWYVIVYNLTLYNSKVKIIVHVAWTVSNHFSNWLATSLSIFYLLKIANFSSLIFLHLKWRVKSVVLMMMLGTSLFLFFQVAVLSMDEAIQTYEYEGNTTQKTKLRDTLHLSNVTLFTLTNFIHFTMSLTSFLLLIFSLWKHLRQMQLNGKESQFPSTKVHIKAMQTVISFLFLFVIYILALILSVWNSNQLQKEPV; this is encoded by the coding sequence ATGATAATGTTTATGTCAAACATTGTTTCCATTCTATTAATGACAGAATTTGTTCTGGGAAATTTTGCCAATGGCCTCATAGCACTGGTGAACTGCAATGACTGGACCAAGAGACCAAAGATCTCAGCTGATGGGATTCTCACTGCTCTGGCATTTTGCAGAATTGTTATGCTCTGGGCAATGTTAATAAATTGGTATGTAATTGTGTATAATCTAACTCTATATaattcaaaagtaaaaattattgtTCATGTTGCCTGGACAGTAAGCAACCATTTTAGTAACTGGCTTGCTACTAGCCtcagtatattttatttgttgaaGATAGCCAATTTCTCCAGCCTAATTTTTCTTCACCTGAAGTGGAGAGTTAAAAGTGTAGTTCTAATGATGATGTTGGGGACGTCATTGTTCTTGTTTTTTCAAGTTGCAGTGTTAAGCATGGATGAGGCTATTCAGACATATGAATATGAAGGAAATACCACTCAGAAGACCAAACTAAGGGACACTTTACACCTTTCAAATGTGACTCTGTTCACACTAACAAACTTTATACACTTCACTATGTCCTTGACATCTTTTCTGCTGCTAATCTTTTCCCTGTGGAAACATCTCAGGCAGAtgcagctcaatggtaaagaatcccaatttcccagcaccaaggtccaCATAAAAGCCATGCAAACTGtcatctcctttcttttcctgtttgttATTTACATTCTGGCTCTAATTTTATCAGTTTGGAATTCTAATCAGCTGCAGAAAGAACCAGTCTAA